One stretch of Tepidibacter hydrothermalis DNA includes these proteins:
- a CDS encoding YggT family protein gives MWIIIKALGYFVQFLELMILIRCVISFIPNLQYSKISDFVYSVTEPILYPIREMLYKYANTGPIDLSPIIAYFLIGFVYKMVIRIIFMVF, from the coding sequence ATGTGGATTATAATTAAGGCATTAGGGTATTTTGTTCAGTTTTTAGAACTTATGATTTTGATAAGATGTGTAATTTCTTTTATACCAAATCTACAATATTCTAAGATTTCAGACTTTGTATACTCAGTAACAGAGCCGATACTATATCCTATAAGAGAGATGTTATATAAGTATGCAAATACAGGTCCAATAGACTTGTCACCTATAATAGCTTATTTTCTTATAGGGTTTGTATACAAGATGGTTATTAGGATAATATTTATGGTGTTTTAA
- a CDS encoding cell division protein SepF, which produces MSDKFVDKVKKFMGFEEEYEEEFEEEYEEEILNLNQKPASKSNNKIVNIHTTTQMKVMIHEPQDYDEAASIVDNLKNRKAVVVNLENIEDLELVKNIFHFVSGAVYALDGSIQKVSKGIFILAPSNIDIDGNIKKELENKGLFPWQKNV; this is translated from the coding sequence ATGTCTGATAAATTTGTAGATAAAGTGAAGAAATTTATGGGCTTTGAAGAAGAGTATGAAGAAGAATTTGAAGAAGAATATGAAGAAGAAATTCTAAATTTAAATCAAAAACCAGCTTCAAAATCTAATAATAAGATAGTGAATATACATACAACTACTCAAATGAAGGTTATGATACATGAACCACAAGATTATGATGAAGCCGCATCTATTGTAGATAACTTAAAAAATAGAAAAGCTGTAGTTGTAAATTTAGAAAATATAGAAGATTTAGAGCTTGTAAAGAATATATTTCATTTTGTAAGTGGAGCAGTATATGCACTAGATGGAAGCATTCAGAAAGTATCTAAGGGAATATTTATATTAGCGCCTAGCAATATAGATATTGATGGAAATATAAAAAAAGAACTTGAAAATAAGGGGTTATTTCCATGGCAAAAAAATGTATAA
- a CDS encoding aminotransferase class V-fold PLP-dependent enzyme produces the protein MINDLAKYIEGANIPVRTTDGKVVKRIYFNNAATTLVLRPVMKKVNANVPLIAYIDAPGPLGKRITMKYEDVRDVVINFVGADASKDTVIYPKNSTDGINLLSDLFYQEDPDQVIITTAMEHMANYLPFTTRFETAVVGVTKEGDLDLDDLENKLNMYKGRVKLVTVTGASNVTGITPPIYKISKLVHKYGAKILVDAVQLVQHRPFDMKPHYDDEHIDFVVFSAHKCYTPFEGGALVGPYDFFCKYKPYLEGAGITNFISSEKVIYSDPPKRYEAGYPDIFGIIAMGETIKFIQNVGIDNISKYEKMLYRYMKKKLKNIPKVIMYAQDSDLINIPYIAFNVRGMYHTDVANYLAYEHGIEVGAGTAGADIYVQSLLGISPQEAYEKYIGGKNPGIVRISMGMYNNVGEINRFINALKKL, from the coding sequence TTGATTAACGATTTAGCCAAATATATTGAAGGTGCAAATATTCCAGTAAGAACTACTGACGGGAAAGTAGTCAAGAGAATATATTTTAATAATGCTGCTACAACATTAGTGTTAAGACCTGTAATGAAAAAAGTGAATGCTAATGTTCCTCTTATTGCTTATATAGATGCTCCAGGACCTTTAGGTAAAAGAATTACTATGAAATATGAAGATGTAAGGGATGTTGTTATTAATTTTGTTGGAGCAGATGCAAGTAAAGATACAGTTATCTATCCAAAGAATTCAACGGATGGAATAAATTTATTAAGCGATTTATTTTATCAAGAAGATCCTGATCAAGTAATTATAACAACAGCTATGGAGCATATGGCTAATTATTTACCATTTACAACTAGGTTTGAAACAGCCGTAGTAGGAGTTACAAAAGAGGGAGATTTAGATTTAGATGATCTTGAAAATAAGTTGAATATGTATAAAGGTAGAGTAAAATTGGTTACAGTAACAGGAGCTAGTAATGTAACGGGAATTACACCTCCTATTTATAAAATCTCAAAGTTAGTGCATAAATATGGAGCAAAGATATTAGTTGATGCGGTTCAATTAGTTCAACATAGACCTTTTGATATGAAGCCTCATTATGATGATGAACATATAGATTTTGTAGTATTTAGTGCACATAAATGCTATACACCATTTGAGGGAGGAGCTTTAGTAGGCCCATATGATTTTTTTTGCAAATATAAACCTTACTTGGAAGGTGCAGGTATTACAAACTTTATAAGTAGTGAAAAAGTTATATACTCAGATCCTCCTAAACGTTATGAAGCTGGATATCCAGATATATTTGGAATTATAGCTATGGGAGAAACAATTAAGTTTATCCAAAATGTAGGAATCGATAATATATCAAAATATGAAAAAATGCTGTATAGATATATGAAAAAGAAACTGAAAAATATTCCAAAAGTAATAATGTATGCGCAGGATTCAGATCTCATAAATATCCCGTATATTGCTTTTAATGTTAGAGGAATGTACCATACAGATGTTGCTAATTATCTTGCATATGAACATGGAATAGAAGTGGGAGCGGGTACAGCTGGAGCAGATATATACGTACAGTCTTTATTAGGAATTAGTCCACAAGAGGCATACGAAAAATATATTGGGGGAAAAAACCCAGGTATTGTAAGAATAAGTATGGGGATGTATAATAATGTTGGTGAAATAAATAGATTTATTAATGCTCTTAAAAAGTTATAG
- the trpS gene encoding tryptophan--tRNA ligase — protein sequence MSDKKIIFSGAQPSGKLTLGNYIGAVKNWVDLQDEYNCYYCVVDSHAITVPQEAKNLRKNTIEALAQYIASGLDPEKNTMFIQSHVSAHAELAWILNTITYMGELNRMTQFKEKSQKSEANLNAALFTYPVLMAADILLYQTDMVPVGEDQKQHLELARNLAQRFNNRYSDTFKIPDPYIAKVGARVMSLQEPTKKMSKSDQNENASILMVEDPDSIVRKLKRAVTDSVGVVTYSDEQPGIKNLMNIYSKLSGKSIQEIEVMYEGKGYGQFKGDTAEVIVEALRPVREKYNDLLNNKDYLEKVYAEGANKAEQNARKTLRKVYKKVGLIPRKFI from the coding sequence ATGAGTGATAAGAAAATAATATTTAGTGGGGCGCAACCATCTGGTAAGCTTACTTTGGGAAACTATATAGGAGCAGTAAAAAATTGGGTAGATCTTCAAGATGAATACAATTGCTATTACTGTGTAGTTGATTCTCATGCTATAACAGTTCCCCAAGAAGCAAAGAACTTAAGAAAAAATACTATTGAGGCACTTGCTCAGTACATAGCTAGTGGACTTGATCCTGAAAAAAATACTATGTTCATACAATCACATGTTAGTGCACATGCAGAGCTTGCATGGATTTTAAACACTATTACTTATATGGGTGAGTTAAATAGAATGACTCAGTTTAAAGAAAAATCTCAAAAAAGTGAGGCAAATTTAAATGCAGCTTTATTCACTTACCCAGTTTTAATGGCTGCTGATATTTTACTTTATCAAACTGATATGGTTCCGGTTGGAGAAGATCAAAAACAGCATTTAGAACTTGCTAGAAATCTAGCTCAAAGGTTTAATAATAGATATAGTGATACTTTTAAAATTCCAGATCCTTATATAGCAAAGGTTGGAGCTAGGGTTATGAGTCTTCAAGAGCCGACAAAGAAAATGTCAAAATCAGATCAAAATGAAAATGCATCTATATTAATGGTGGAAGATCCTGATTCTATAGTAAGAAAATTAAAAAGAGCTGTTACTGATTCTGTTGGAGTAGTTACATACTCAGATGAACAACCTGGAATTAAAAACTTAATGAATATATACTCTAAATTATCAGGAAAATCAATACAAGAAATAGAGGTTATGTACGAAGGTAAGGGATATGGACAGTTCAAAGGAGATACTGCTGAGGTTATAGTAGAAGCATTAAGACCTGTAAGAGAGAAGTATAATGACTTATTAAACAATAAAGATTATTTAGAAAAAGTATATGCTGAGGGTGCTAATAAGGCAGAGCAAAATGCTAGAAAAACTTTAAGAAAAGTGTATAAAAAGGTTGGACTTATTCCTAGAAAATTTATTTAA
- a CDS encoding YciI family protein, with the protein MFIVSLTYVKDFDIVDSYLEKHVEYLKEQYEKGFFIASGRKVPRTGGVILSDIKEKEELMNILKKDPFYKNQVAEYDITEFVPSMTSKELDFLTV; encoded by the coding sequence ATGTTTATAGTTTCGCTTACATATGTCAAAGATTTTGATATAGTAGATTCTTATCTTGAAAAACATGTTGAATATTTAAAAGAACAATATGAAAAAGGATTTTTTATAGCATCAGGAAGAAAAGTTCCAAGAACTGGAGGCGTAATTTTATCTGATATTAAAGAAAAAGAAGAACTTATGAATATACTTAAAAAAGATCCATTCTATAAAAATCAAGTAGCAGAGTATGATATTACGGAGTTTGTGCCGAGTATGACAAGTAAAGAGTTGGATTTTTTAACTGTATAA
- a CDS encoding 5'-methylthioadenosine/adenosylhomocysteine nucleosidase, with protein MNIIGIIGAMDEEVDILRDLMDIKETIEKASLKFYVGKLEGKDVVLVRCGIGKVNAALCAQILISEFKVDAVINTGVAGALHEDLDVFDIVISTDTIQHDFDTTVFGYEVGVIPRMEESTFKADDRLIDAAYNSSVNSDKKYKVVKGRVLTGDVFVSSKELKDRLVNNMNGYCAEMEGAAIGHACYVNKTPFIIIRAMSDKADGSADVVYEEFVNEAAHNSKDIVLGILKNLQ; from the coding sequence ATGAACATAATAGGTATAATTGGAGCAATGGATGAGGAAGTAGATATATTAAGAGATTTAATGGATATTAAAGAGACTATAGAAAAGGCTTCTTTAAAGTTCTATGTAGGTAAACTAGAAGGAAAAGATGTTGTTTTAGTAAGATGTGGTATAGGTAAGGTAAATGCTGCACTTTGCGCTCAAATACTTATAAGTGAATTTAAGGTAGATGCTGTTATAAATACAGGAGTTGCTGGAGCTTTACATGAAGATTTAGATGTATTTGATATAGTAATATCAACAGATACTATACAACATGATTTTGACACTACTGTATTTGGGTATGAAGTAGGAGTTATTCCTAGAATGGAAGAGTCAACTTTTAAGGCAGATGATAGATTGATTGATGCAGCTTACAACTCTAGTGTTAACTCTGATAAAAAATATAAGGTAGTTAAAGGTAGAGTATTGACAGGAGATGTTTTTGTTTCAAGTAAAGAACTAAAAGATAGACTTGTAAACAATATGAACGGATACTGTGCTGAAATGGAAGGTGCAGCTATTGGTCATGCTTGTTATGTAAATAAAACACCATTTATAATAATAAGAGCTATGTCTGATAAAGCTGATGGAAGTGCAGATGTAGTTTATGAAGAGTTTGTAAATGAGGCTGCTCATAATTCAAAAGATATAGTTCTTGGAATTCTTAAGAATTTACAATAA
- a CDS encoding TraR/DksA C4-type zinc finger protein, which translates to MNKSDMEYYRQILLKEKDKVANLIEEIEDDTVSEDDFKNSSIKESTGELSGYDNHPADMGTEVFMRAMDLKLKNGEAMRLYNINKALEKVDLGLYGKCEECNADIDSERLDIIPETLLCSNCSKQHKKEFETVEEDIFSKSEYFYSELVEGLESTNRYEGLDLDYDEL; encoded by the coding sequence ATGAACAAAAGTGATATGGAGTATTATAGACAAATTCTTTTAAAGGAAAAAGATAAGGTAGCTAATTTAATAGAGGAAATTGAAGATGATACTGTATCAGAAGATGATTTTAAAAATTCAAGTATTAAAGAAAGTACTGGAGAACTTTCTGGATACGACAATCATCCAGCTGATATGGGAACAGAAGTGTTTATGAGAGCGATGGATTTAAAGCTTAAAAATGGTGAAGCCATGAGACTATACAATATAAATAAGGCACTTGAGAAAGTGGATTTAGGTTTATATGGTAAGTGTGAAGAATGTAATGCTGATATAGATTCAGAGAGACTTGATATAATACCTGAAACTCTTCTTTGTTCTAACTGTTCAAAACAGCATAAGAAGGAATTTGAAACAGTAGAAGAAGATATATTCAGTAAGAGCGAGTATTTTTATAGTGAATTGGTAGAAGGACTTGAATCTACTAATAGATATGAAGGATTAGATTTAGACTACGATGAGCTTTAA
- a CDS encoding DivIVA domain-containing protein, translating into MITPLDIENKEFKRALRGFKEEEVDEFLDEVKEDFEKLYKENIELKDKLSMMTEQINKYKNIEETLKNTLIVAQNTAEEVNTNAGKKAQLVIEEAEFKARKLIEEANNQVIDIRKEYEETRKSFKLFKGKFKGLLQNEIKIIDETFDDID; encoded by the coding sequence ATGATAACTCCATTAGATATAGAGAATAAAGAATTTAAAAGAGCATTAAGAGGATTCAAAGAAGAAGAGGTAGACGAATTTTTAGATGAGGTTAAAGAAGACTTTGAAAAGCTTTATAAAGAAAATATAGAATTAAAAGATAAATTAAGTATGATGACTGAGCAAATAAATAAATATAAAAATATAGAGGAGACTTTAAAAAACACTCTTATAGTAGCTCAAAATACAGCTGAAGAAGTAAATACTAATGCAGGGAAAAAGGCACAGCTTGTAATCGAGGAAGCTGAGTTTAAGGCTAGAAAATTAATAGAGGAAGCTAATAATCAAGTTATAGATATAAGAAAAGAATACGAAGAAACTAGAAAGTCATTTAAGCTATTCAAGGGTAAGTTTAAGGGACTTTTACAAAATGAAATAAAGATAATAGATGAAACTTTTGATGATATAGATTAA
- a CDS encoding DUF5665 domain-containing protein, with translation MKEDRIDKIEKKIDDLAQSLDKSRIREYSEIVNNPKRLIYLNFVAGLAKGFGTAIGLTMLAAIVAYILHSWVNLPLIGQYIAKLLDIIENYR, from the coding sequence TTGAAGGAAGATAGAATTGATAAAATAGAAAAAAAGATAGATGATTTGGCTCAAAGCCTAGATAAAAGTAGAATTAGAGAATATTCAGAAATAGTCAATAATCCCAAAAGACTTATTTACTTAAACTTCGTGGCTGGACTTGCTAAGGGATTTGGAACTGCTATAGGACTTACAATGCTTGCTGCGATAGTTGCATATATACTGCATAGTTGGGTAAATCTTCCTTTAATAGGGCAATATATAGCAAAGCTTTTAGACATTATTGAGAACTATAGATAG
- the ileS gene encoding isoleucine--tRNA ligase: MKKFESLLNSVVESEKQTSDFWNEVNILEKTIEHGSDNPSFVFFEGPPTANGKPGIHHVMARTLKDSVCRYKTMSGYQVKRKAGWDTHGLPVEIEVEKQLGLKDKLEIENYGIDKFNEKCRESVFSYEKLWRQMTERMAYETDLDNPYITLDNNYIESVWWILNKFNKEGYIYEGHKILPYCSRCGTGLASHEVAQGYKEIKTNTVIAKFKRKDVDEYFLAWTTTPWTLPSNVALAVNPNETYIKIKSNDEVYYIEKTLAPKVIEGEYEVIEELKGKDLEYMEYEQLMPFANADKKAFFVVCGDYVTTEDGTGIVHTAPAFGEDDYNVGRKYDLPVLQPVDESGKFIATPWEGRFVMEDGIDVEIIKWLHAEGKLYKKEKMDHNYPHCWRCSTPLLYYAKPSWYIEMTKLKDKLIENNNTVEWYPSFVGEKRFGNWLENLNDWAVSRSRYWGTPLNIWTCECGHKDSVGSRKELVEKAIEDIDETIELHRPYIDDVHIKCSECGKTMTRVKDVIDCWFDSGAMPYAQHHYPFENKENFDQLFPADFISEGIDQTRGWFYSLLAISTFVMGKAPYKRVLVTDLILDKDGKKMSKSKGNTINPFELFDQYGADVLRWYLLYVSPPWNPTKFDVDGLKEIQSKFFGTIKNVYNFFALYANTDEINPNDFFVEYKDRPELDRWILSKYNNLKLEVEQNLDAYDLTKTVRSIQEFVNENLSNWYIRRSRRRFWATELTEDKKAVYNTTYEILVGISQMVAPFAPYLSEEIYKKLTGEFSVHLSDYPRVDKNLIDLKVEEKMDLVKNLVTLGRASRENVRIKVRQPIQKVLIDGKYEEVIDDLVELIKEELNVKDVVFAKDLGEYMNFSLKPNFKVLGPVLGPKIKSFGKALSSLDASDAVTKLEAGESITVDLDGENFEVVKDHVLINISSKEGFNVSVENNLFVILDTTLNEELINEGYAREFISKVQQMRKNNDYEMMDNIKIFFNGDDTISNAVEVYKEYIMTETLGISIEKVCETDLEKHNLNDHETGIKLEKAN, translated from the coding sequence ATGAAAAAGTTTGAATCACTATTGAATTCAGTTGTAGAAAGTGAAAAACAAACATCTGATTTTTGGAATGAAGTAAATATATTAGAAAAAACTATAGAACATGGAAGTGATAATCCTTCATTTGTATTCTTTGAAGGTCCACCAACAGCAAATGGAAAACCTGGAATACATCATGTTATGGCTAGAACTTTAAAAGATTCTGTTTGTAGATATAAAACTATGAGCGGATACCAAGTAAAAAGAAAAGCTGGTTGGGATACTCATGGACTTCCTGTTGAAATAGAAGTAGAAAAGCAGTTAGGACTAAAAGATAAGTTAGAAATAGAAAACTATGGAATAGATAAGTTCAATGAAAAATGTAGAGAATCTGTTTTTTCATATGAGAAGTTATGGAGACAAATGACAGAGCGTATGGCTTATGAGACTGATCTTGATAATCCATATATAACTCTTGATAATAATTATATAGAGAGTGTTTGGTGGATACTTAATAAATTCAATAAAGAAGGATATATATACGAAGGACACAAGATACTTCCTTATTGTTCAAGATGTGGAACTGGACTTGCATCTCATGAGGTTGCACAAGGATATAAAGAGATAAAGACTAATACAGTAATAGCTAAATTCAAGAGAAAAGATGTAGATGAATATTTCTTAGCTTGGACGACTACTCCTTGGACTTTACCATCGAATGTTGCACTTGCAGTAAATCCAAATGAAACTTATATAAAAATTAAATCTAACGATGAAGTTTACTATATAGAAAAAACTTTAGCTCCTAAAGTAATAGAAGGAGAATATGAAGTAATAGAAGAACTTAAAGGTAAAGATTTAGAATATATGGAATATGAACAATTAATGCCGTTTGCAAATGCTGATAAAAAAGCATTCTTCGTAGTATGTGGGGATTATGTAACTACAGAAGACGGTACAGGTATAGTACATACAGCTCCAGCATTTGGAGAAGATGACTATAATGTAGGTAGAAAATATGATCTTCCAGTACTTCAACCAGTTGATGAAAGCGGTAAATTTATTGCAACTCCATGGGAAGGTAGATTCGTAATGGAGGATGGAATAGATGTAGAAATAATCAAATGGTTACATGCTGAGGGTAAACTTTATAAGAAAGAAAAAATGGATCACAACTATCCTCACTGTTGGAGATGTTCTACTCCACTTTTATACTATGCTAAGCCAAGTTGGTATATTGAAATGACTAAGCTTAAAGATAAACTTATAGAGAACAACAACACTGTTGAGTGGTATCCATCATTCGTTGGAGAAAAGCGTTTTGGAAACTGGCTTGAGAACTTAAATGACTGGGCAGTATCTAGAAGTAGATATTGGGGAACACCACTTAATATCTGGACTTGTGAATGTGGACATAAAGATTCGGTAGGTTCAAGAAAAGAATTAGTTGAAAAAGCTATAGAAGATATAGATGAAACAATAGAACTACACAGACCATATATAGATGATGTTCATATTAAGTGTAGTGAATGTGGAAAGACTATGACAAGAGTTAAGGATGTAATAGACTGCTGGTTTGATAGTGGAGCTATGCCTTATGCTCAACATCACTATCCATTTGAAAACAAAGAAAACTTTGATCAATTATTCCCAGCTGATTTTATATCTGAAGGAATAGATCAAACAAGAGGATGGTTCTACTCACTTCTTGCTATTTCAACATTTGTAATGGGAAAAGCACCATATAAGAGAGTTTTAGTTACTGATCTTATATTAGATAAAGATGGAAAGAAAATGTCAAAATCAAAAGGAAATACTATAAATCCATTTGAATTATTCGATCAATATGGAGCAGATGTATTAAGATGGTACTTACTATATGTATCACCACCTTGGAACCCAACTAAGTTTGATGTTGATGGACTTAAGGAAATTCAAAGCAAGTTCTTTGGTACTATCAAAAATGTTTATAACTTCTTTGCTCTTTATGCAAATACAGATGAAATAAACCCTAATGATTTCTTTGTTGAATACAAGGATAGACCAGAACTTGATAGATGGATATTATCAAAATACAATAACTTAAAATTAGAAGTAGAGCAAAACTTAGATGCATACGATTTAACAAAGACTGTAAGAAGTATTCAAGAATTTGTAAATGAAAATCTTTCAAACTGGTATATAAGACGTTCTCGTAGACGTTTTTGGGCTACAGAGTTAACTGAAGACAAAAAAGCTGTGTACAATACAACTTATGAAATCTTAGTTGGAATATCTCAAATGGTTGCACCATTTGCACCTTATTTATCAGAAGAAATATACAAGAAACTTACAGGTGAATTCTCAGTTCATTTAAGTGATTATCCAAGAGTTGATAAGAACTTAATAGACTTAAAAGTAGAAGAAAAGATGGACTTAGTTAAGAATCTAGTTACTCTTGGTAGAGCATCAAGAGAAAATGTTAGAATAAAAGTTCGTCAACCAATACAAAAGGTATTAATAGATGGTAAATATGAAGAAGTAATAGATGATTTAGTAGAATTAATCAAAGAAGAGCTTAACGTTAAAGATGTTGTATTTGCTAAAGATTTAGGCGAATATATGAACTTTAGCTTAAAGCCAAACTTTAAGGTGCTAGGCCCTGTTCTTGGACCAAAGATTAAATCATTCGGAAAAGCTCTGTCTTCACTTGATGCATCGGATGCAGTTACAAAACTTGAAGCAGGAGAGTCTATAACAGTAGATCTTGATGGAGAAAACTTTGAAGTTGTAAAAGATCATGTATTAATAAATATTTCTTCGAAAGAAGGATTCAATGTATCTGTTGAAAATAATCTATTTGTTATATTAGATACAACTCTTAATGAAGAACTTATAAATGAAGGATATGCAAGAGAATTCATATCTAAAGTTCAACAAATGAGAAAGAATAACGATTATGAAATGATGGATAATATAAAGATATTCTTCAATGGAGATGATACTATATCAAATGCTGTTGAGGTATATAAAGAGTATATAATGACTGAAACTTTAGGTATTTCTATAGAAAAAGTTTGTGAAACAGATTTAGAAAAGCATAACTTAAATGATCATGAAACTGGAATTAAATTAGAAAAAGCTAATTAA
- the dapB gene encoding 4-hydroxy-tetrahydrodipicolinate reductase, producing MINLVIIGPKGKMGKLITKFAYESEKINIVGAVAPKGRDYIGEDIGSVCNLGKNIEAIVYDDLNDIIQKCDVIVDYTSPEVSMEVLKTAAKHNKSVVCGTTGFSKEQFDTIKDFSNDTPILYAANTSRLVNLMYKILDMVTKSVGDEADIEILEMHDRLKKDAPSGTAKEMGSVIANSLNKELSDLAEYGRCGERKEGSIGYHSIRSGDISSSHTVMFGLMGERLEITHHAYNWDCFAKGACKCITYLYGKEAGLYSVEDIL from the coding sequence ATGATTAACTTAGTGATTATTGGACCAAAAGGTAAAATGGGTAAGCTTATAACAAAATTTGCGTATGAAAGTGAAAAAATAAATATAGTTGGAGCAGTAGCTCCAAAAGGAAGAGATTATATAGGAGAAGATATTGGATCAGTTTGTAATTTGGGTAAAAATATAGAAGCAATAGTGTATGATGATTTGAATGATATTATACAAAAATGTGATGTAATAGTAGATTATACATCTCCTGAGGTTTCTATGGAAGTTTTAAAGACTGCTGCAAAGCATAATAAATCAGTAGTATGCGGAACAACTGGATTTAGTAAAGAACAATTTGATACTATAAAAGATTTTTCAAATGATACACCAATTCTTTATGCAGCAAATACTTCTAGATTAGTAAATTTGATGTATAAGATACTTGATATGGTAACTAAATCGGTAGGAGATGAAGCGGATATAGAAATATTAGAGATGCATGATAGATTAAAAAAAGATGCTCCAAGTGGAACTGCTAAAGAGATGGGATCGGTTATAGCAAATTCGCTTAATAAAGAACTTTCAGATTTAGCTGAATATGGAAGATGTGGAGAGAGAAAAGAAGGTAGTATCGGATATCACTCTATAAGAAGTGGAGATATATCTAGTAGCCACACAGTAATGTTTGGACTTATGGGAGAACGACTTGAAATAACTCATCATGCATATAATTGGGATTGTTTTGCTAAAGGAGCTTGTAAATGTATAACATATCTTTATGGGAAAGAAGCTGGATTATATAGTGTCGAGGATATATTATAG
- a CDS encoding RNA-binding protein, with product MIDKERITSHIKDLELKKTVYKVIDKALGVLKNYDYRYTDFLNPYELKNCIAVLNSIDDIKYSVYGGYSGSERNVIYIYPYYVSEEDIDSPISALMIEGNFKFKEVSHKDYLGSILGLGIKREKIGDILIHTNFCQVVVQNDIKDYIFLNMTKVARNNISVKEISISDIKKVDMNYKEIGFTVSSNRIDCIISSIHNISRQDANKIISSNRVYVDYEPINNISKKIEKNSLISVRGKGRCIISDIGDINKKGRLRIKAKIIL from the coding sequence ATGATTGATAAGGAAAGAATAACTTCGCATATAAAGGATTTAGAACTTAAAAAAACTGTATATAAAGTTATAGACAAGGCTTTAGGAGTTTTAAAAAATTATGACTATAGATATACAGATTTTTTAAATCCATATGAATTAAAAAACTGTATAGCGGTTTTAAATTCTATAGATGATATAAAGTACAGTGTATATGGAGGGTACAGTGGGTCGGAGAGAAATGTAATATATATATATCCATACTATGTATCAGAAGAAGATATAGATTCTCCTATAAGCGCTTTGATGATTGAAGGTAACTTTAAGTTCAAAGAGGTATCTCATAAGGATTATTTAGGATCCATACTTGGACTTGGTATAAAAAGAGAAAAAATAGGAGATATATTAATACATACAAATTTTTGTCAAGTTGTAGTTCAAAATGATATAAAGGATTATATATTTCTTAATATGACTAAGGTTGCTCGGAATAATATATCAGTTAAAGAAATATCAATTTCGGATATTAAAAAAGTGGATATGAATTATAAAGAAATAGGTTTCACTGTTTCGTCTAATAGAATTGATTGTATTATATCATCAATACACAATATATCTAGACAAGATGCCAATAAAATTATTTCGTCAAATAGGGTTTATGTAGATTATGAGCCTATAAATAATATATCAAAGAAGATAGAGAAAAATTCATTAATATCTGTAAGGGGAAAAGGTAGATGTATAATATCAGATATAGGAGATATTAATAAAAAAGGAAGACTAAGAATCAAAGCAAAAATAATATTGTAG